The following proteins are co-located in the Meriones unguiculatus strain TT.TT164.6M chromosome 4, Bangor_MerUng_6.1, whole genome shotgun sequence genome:
- the Znf503 gene encoding zinc finger protein 503 has translation MSTAPSLSALRSSKHSGGGGGGGGADPAWTSALSGNCSGPGPGSSPAGSTKPFVHAVPPSDPLRQANRLPIKVLKMLTARTGHILHPEYLQPLPSTPVSPIELDAKKSPLALLAQTCSQIGKPDPSPSSKLSSVASAGGGAGGASGGAGGDKDAKSGPLKLSDIGVEDKSSFKPYSKPGSDKKEPGGGGGGGSGGGGVSAEKSGFRVPSATCQPFTPRTGSPSSSASACSPGGALPPAGGGGPEPKDDKKEPEGGGGKGAGPGSADGAPAGLAHGRLGCGGGMGADAAPHADGGPAAKALGADCGGAPGSGPGPGAPGSSSVLGSGLVAPVSPYKPGQTVFPLPPAGMSYPGSLAGAYAGYPPQFLPHGVALDPTKPGSLVGAQLAAAAAGSLGCSKPAGSSPLAGASPPSVVTASLCRDPYCLSYHCASHLAGAAAAGASCAHDPAAALKSGYPLVYPAHPLHGVHSSLTAAAAAGATPPSLAGHPLYPYGFMLPNDPLPHICNWVSANGPCDKRFATSEELLSHLRTHTAFPGTDKLLSGYPSSSSLASAAAAAMACHMHIPTSGAPGSPGTLALRSPHHALGLSSRYHPYSKSPLPTPGAPVPVPAATGPYYSPYALYGQRLTTASALGYQ, from the exons ATGAGCACAGCGCCCTCGCTTTCTGCCCTAAGAAGCAGTAAGcacagcggcggcggcggcggcggcggcggcgcggacCCTGCCTGGACCAGCGCGCTCTCTGGAAACTGCTCCGGCCCCGGCCCAGGCTCGTCCCCGGCCGGCAGCACCAAGCCTTTCGTGCACGCCGTGCCCCCGTCCGACCCTCTGCGCCAGGCGAACCGCCTGCCCATCAAGGTGCTGAAGATGCTGACGGCACGGACTGGCCACATTTTGCACCCAGAGTAtctgcagcctctgccttccacgcCCGTCAGCCCCATCGAG CTGGACGCCAAGAAGAGCCCCCTGGCCCTGCTGGCTCAGACGTGCTCGCAGATCGGCAAGCCCGACCCTTCGCCCTCGTCCAAACTCTCCTCGGTCGCCTCCGCCGGGGGCGGCGCGGGGGGCGCCAGTGGCGGCGCCGGGGGCGACAAGGACGCCAAGTCGGGCCCCCTGAAGCTGAGCGACATCGGCGTGGAGGACAAGTCGAGCTTCAAGCCTTACTCCAAGCCCGGCTCGGATAAGAAGGAGccggggggcggcggcggcggcggcagcggtgGCGGGGGCGTTTCCGCCGAGAAGTCGGGATTCCGGGTGCCGAGCGCCACCTGCCAGCCGTTCACGCCCAGGACAGGCAGCCCCAGCTCCAGCGCCTCGGCCTGCTCGCCCGGGGGCGCGCTGCCCCCCGCCGGCGGCGGCGGCCCGGAGCCCAAGGACGACAAGAAGGAGCCCGAGGGCGGCGGCGGCAAGGGCGCGGGGCCCGGCTCAGCGGACGGCGCGCCCGCGGGGCTGGCGCACGGCCGGCTGGGCTGCGGCGGAGGCATGGGCGCGGACGCCGCCCCGCACGCGGACGGCGGCCCGGCCGCCAAGGCGCTGGGCGCGGACTGCGGCGGCGCGCCCGGCTCGGGCCCCGGCCCCGGCGCGCCCGGCTCGTCGTCGGTGCTGGGCTCGGGGCTGGTGGCGCCGGTGTCGCCCTACAAGCCGGGCCAGACGGTGTTCCCGCTGCCCCCCGCGGGTATGAGCTACCCGGGCAGCCTGGCGGGCGCCTACGCCGGCTACCCGCCGCAGTTCCTGCCGCACGGCGTGGCGCTCGACCCCACCAAGCCTGGGAGCCTGGTGGGCGCGCAGCTGGCGGCGGCCGCGGCCGGCTCACTGGGCTGCAGCAAGCCAGCGGGGTCCAGCCCGCTGGCCGGCGCGTCGCCGCCGTCCGTGGTGACGGCCAGCCTGTGCCGGGACCCCTACTGCCTCAGCTACCACTGCGCCAGCCACCTGGCGGGGGCCGCGGCCGCCGGCGCCTCGTGTGCGCACGACCCGGCCGCCGCACTCAAGTCGGGGTACCCGCTGGTATACCCCGCGCACCCGCTGCACGGCGTGCACTCGTCGCTGACGGCCGCGGCGGCCGCGGGCGCCACGCCGCCCTCGCTGGCCGGCCACCCCCTCTACCCCTACGGCTTCATGCTCCCCAACGACCCTCTCCCGCACATCTGCAACTGGGTGTCGGCCAACGGGCCGTGCGACAAGCGCTTCGCCACGTCCGAGGAGCTGCTGAGCCACTTGCGGACCCACACGGCCTTCCCCGGGACGGACAAACTGCTGTCGGGCTACCCCAGCTCCTCGTCCCTCGCCAGCGCCGCCGCGGCGGCCATGGCGTGCCACATGCACATCCCTACGTCGGGGGCGCCCGGCAGCCCGGGCACCCTGGCGCTGCGCAGCCCCCACCACGCGCTGGGACTCAGCAGCCGCTACCACCCCTACTCCAAGAGCCCGCTCCCCACGCCCGGCGCCCCGGTGCCCGTGCCCGCCGCCACCGGACCCTACTACTCCCCCTACGCCCTGTACGGACAGAGACTGACCACGGCCTCGGCGCTCGGGTATCAGTGA